The proteins below are encoded in one region of Stigmatopora argus isolate UIUO_Sarg chromosome 2, RoL_Sarg_1.0, whole genome shotgun sequence:
- the sema6d gene encoding semaphorin-6D isoform X4 translates to MGHRAVLLLSELLLLLTASRTLLAVSFPEDIAPLDLVDAHFARRYPVFRGRPSGNESQHRLDFQLMTKIQDTLFIAGRDQVYLVSLRESYRNEIIPYRKLTWRSGQADKEMCAVKGKHRDECHNFIKVLVPRNDDLVFICGTNGFNPMCRYYRLDNLELDGEEINGLARCPFDSKQTNVALFAEGKLYSATVADFQASDSVIYRSMGDGSALRTIKYDSKWLKEPHFLHAAEYGNYVYFFYREIAVEHSNLGKVVYSRVARICKNDIGGSQRVLEKHWTSFVKARLNCSVPGDSFFYFDVLQSITDIININGVPSVVGVFTTQMNSIPGSAVCAFSMADIEKVFHGRFKEQKTADSIWTPFPEEKLPKPRPGCCAGYGPAASFKSSIEFPDETLQFIKSHPLMDTAVPSIGDEPWYTKTRVRYRLTALAVDNEAGPHKNYTVVFIGSESGVVLKVLAKTSLTSLNDSLLLEEIDVFNKAKCLSNHDDDKRVLSLHVDKDAHSLYVAFSSCVIRIPLSRCERHSSCQKSCIALRDPYCGWMTQGVCERIQPGLLTGYEQDIELGNTNHLGDCQGVWDIQASESSQMVHMNILITCVFAAFLMGALLAGLIVFCNRESFMRKQRRVHKDTESAPSCSDSAGSFVKLNGLFDSPVKEYQTNVDSPKLYTNLLNKDLKTPNGDTRTMILRDGCTPPELSALPTPDSTPVLQQKGLQPIKNQWERDHRKVSGHRKESNSAAKSPQLLLPSPGPPKSNHPHLALGHSHIPSAVVLPNATHDHPYLDSGDDTLPHPSEKKLKNPETKGSRKEPKRPVDARNTLNDLLKHLNDSVANPKAIFLEGSGPRPRQHLTLEPMEELTELPPRVPSREASLYSPSSSLPRHSPTKRVDVPLTSPTPTTPTGSLSMGGTLERPRGGYQLQRSASHRHSLSTSTNGVTMGVSVSRQHSMNRGGYMPPTPPSRLDSHLGMMGAGMHSPNPPLSRQSSYSGHGSLPRTGLKRTPSLKPDVPPKPNGFSPQTPQMRVVNKYSY, encoded by the exons ATGGGACACAGAGCTGTACTTCTGCTCAgtgagctgctgctgctgctaacAGCCTCACGCACTCTCCTCGCAGTGAGCTTCCCTGAGGACATTGCACCCCTGGATCTCGTCGACGCACACT TTGCCCGGAGGTACCCTGTTTTCCGAGGCAGGCCCTCTGGAAACGAGTCGCAGCATCGCCTTGACTTTCAGCTGATGACCAAGATACAAGACACACTCTTCATCGCTGGCAG AGATCAGGTGTACCTCGTAAGTTTAAGAGAATCCTACAGGAATGAGATCATCCCTTACCGG AAGCTGACATGGCGATCAGGCCAGGCCGACAAAGAGATGTGTGCCGTCAAAGGAAAACACAGA GATGAATGCCATAACTTCATCAAAGTGCTGGTTCCCAGAAATGACGATCTGGTTTTTATATGTGGCACCAATGGCTTTAACCCCATGTGCAGATACTACAGG CTGGATAACCTCGAGTTGGATGGCGAGGAGATCAATGGGTTGGCACGGTGCCCATTTGACTCCAAGCAAACCAACGTTGCCCTTTTTGCAG agGGAAAACTGTACTCTGCCACAGTGGCTGACTTTCAGGCCAGCGATTCTGTCATTTATCGCAGTATGGGTGATGGATCTGCCCTGAGGACCATCAAATATGACTCCAAGTGGCTTAAAG AACCTCATTTCCTGCACGCAGCCGAGTATGGGAATTATGTGTACTTTTTCTACCGAGAGATTGCGGTGGAGCACAGCAATCTGGGCAAG GTGGTCTACTCTCGCGTCGCCCGGATCTGTAAAAACGACATTGGTGGATCACAACGCGTTCTAGAGAAACACTGGACATCTTTCGTCAAGGCGAGACTGAACTGCTCTGTGCCCGGGGACTCTTTCTTCTACTTTGACGTGCTTCAATCCATCACCGACATCATCAACATTAACGGAGTCCCGTCCGTTGTGGGTGTGTTCACCACACAGATGAACAG TATTCCAGGCTCAGCAGTGTGTGCTTTTTCCATGGCCGACATTGAGAAAGTCTTCCACGGGCGATTTAAAGAGCAAAAGACTGCCGACTCCATATGGACGCCATTCCCAGAGGAGAAGCTACCTAAACCCCG ACCCGGATGCTGTGCAGGTTACGGTCCAGCTGCATCCTTTAAAAGCTCCATCGAGTTCCCAGACGAAACCCTACAGTTCATCAAGTCCCACCCTCTAATGGACACAGCTGTGCCTTCCATTGGGGACGAGCCCTGGTATACAAAGACACGTGTCAG gTACAGGCTGACAGCACTGGCTGTGGACAATGAAGCAGGTCCACACAAAAACTACACGGTGGTTTTCATCGGTTCAGAGTCAGGCGTTGTTCTCAAGGTTTTGGCAAAGACGTCGCTCACGTCCCTGAACGACAGTTTGCTTCTGGAGGAGATAGACGTCTTCAACAAAGCCAA GTGCTTGTCTAACCATGACGACGATAAGCGCGTCCTGTCGCTGCACGTGGACAAAGACGCACACAGTCTGTATGTTGCCTTTTCAAGTTGCGTCATCCGAATTCCCTTGAGTCGCTGTGAAAGGCATTCTTCCTGCCAAAA ATCATGCATTGCCTTACGTGATCCTTATTGTGGATGGATGACTCAAGGAGTGTGTGAGAGGATACAGCCCGGTCTTTT GACAGGCTACGAGCAGGATATTGAATTAGGAAACACTAACCACTTGGGAGACTGTCAGG gCGTCTGGGACATTCAAGCAAGTGAAAGCAGCCAGATGGTCCACATGAACATCCTGATTACCTGCGTGTTTGCTGCTTTCCTCATGGGTGCCCTACTAGCAGGCTTGATTGTCTTTTGCAATCGGGAATCATTCATGCGAAAACAACGACGCGTCCACAAGGATACAGAATCCGCGCCGTCCTGCTCAGATTCTGCTGGAAGCTTCGTCAAGCTAAACGGACTCTTTGATAGCCCTGTAAAG GAGTACCAGACCAATGTGGATTCTCCTAAGCTGTATACCAACCTGCTGAATAAAGACCTGAAAACACCCAACGGTGATACCAGAACCATGATCCTGCGAGATGGTTGTACACCCCCTGAGTTGTCCGCTCTGCCGACACCCGATTCCACGCCTGTTCTTCAGCAGAAAGGCttgcagccaatcaaaaaccaGTGGGAGAGAGATCACCGGAAGGTCAGCGGTCACCGTAAAGAATCCAACTCAGCAGCAAAGAGTCCGCAGCTTCTTCTTCCTTCCCCGGGTCCTCCCAAATCCAATCACCCTCACCTGGCCCTGGGACATTCTCACATCCCCAGTGCTGTGGTCCTGCCCAACGCTACACATGACCACCCATATTTGGACAGCGGAGATGATACTCTGCCACATCCTTCTGAGAAGAAGCTCAAGAATCCGGAAACCAAAGGAAGTAGGAAAGAGCCCAAGCGACCAGTGGATGCGAGGAATACGCTAAATGACCTTTTAAAACATCTCAATGACTCAGTGGCCAACCCCAAGGCTATTTTTCTGGAGGGATCGGGGCCCCGCCCTCGGCAGCACCTCACACTTGAACCCATGGAGGAACTGACGGAATTACCGCCCAGGGTGCCAAGTCGCGAGGCCTCTTTGTACTCTCCTTCCTCCTCCCTGCCGAGGCACAGCCCCACCAAGAGGGTGGACGTCCCCTTGACGTCCCCCACTCCCACCACACCAACGGGCAGCCTAAGCATGGGGGGTACATTGGAGAGGCCAAGAGGAGGATATCAGCTCCAACGGAGTGCGTCTCACAGGCACTCCTTGTCCACCTCAACCAACGGGGTGACTATGGGCGTATCTGTGTCTCGACAACACAGTATGAACAGAGGGGGTTACATGCCTCCAACACCCCCCTCCAGACTCGATTCCCACCTTGGAATGATGGGGGCAGGTATGCACTCTCCCAACCCTCCTTTATCCCGACAGAGCAGCTACAGTGGGCACGGCTCACTCCCTCGCACAGGACTTAAAAGGACCCCTTCGCTAAAGCCAGATGTGCCCCCGAAAccaaatggcttttcaccacaGACTCCGCAGATGCGAGTGGTCAATAAGTACAGCTATTAG